AGTCCGATTGACCAGCTTACAGGAGATGCAGGGCAGAGGTGCAGGTTAACCCCCCAGGGCCGGGGATGCAAGCAGTGATTTAGCTGTTAGAATTTCCCTAATAGAATAAGGGAGATTCTATTAGACAAATGACCTAGTTTTTTCCCACAAATGAATGgccaagagggagaaagaaaaaaagagaggaattttatagatgaagagatTTGAGAGATGCTACAACCAAAGGAAAACCCCCAAAGCCTAGTATTCATGTTCCCCTTGACTTCATGACCCCTGGCATCTCTAGGTCATGAAACCTTCAGGTCTGCCCCTAGGAGAACCAACCCTACTGTCACCTGTGAAGTCCTGCCCCCTGACATTGCTGTGACCCAGTGTCCCCTGTACCACCCCAGCCTCATTTCTCTGGCACAGTCACATTCCCtcaggaggaggtgggaagaTGGGTGCTGTCTCCCTCGGCGCGTTTCTGTCTCATCCTTTCGCCCACGTCTTCCCCCAGCTTATTCCCAGCACCTGGACAACGAGATCAGTCACAGCAGCTACCTGGGCACCGACTACCCCACAGCCATGACCCCCACCTCTCCTCGGCGCTACTCTCCAGTGGCCAAGGACCTGCTGGGGGAGGAAGACATTCCCCGAGAACCGAGGCGGATTGTCATCCACCGGGGCTCCACGGGCCTGGGCTTCAACATCGTGGGCGGCGAGGATGGTGAAGGCATCTTCATCTCCTTCATCCTGGCTGGGGGCCCTGCAGACCTCAGCGGGGAGCTGCGGAAGGGGGACCAGATCCTCTCGGTGAGGGGAGGCGGGCTCTGCCCGCACCACGCCCTCCCCTCAGGGCAGAGCCCAGATGGGCAGGGGCCTGGTCCCATCTCCAGCAacccagcctctcctgccctctctaGGTCAATGGCGTTGACCTCCGCAATGCCAGCCACGAGCAGGCTGCCATCGCCCTGAAGAATGCGGGTCAGACAGTCACGATCATCGCTCAGTACAAACCGGAAGGTACTAGGCCTGAAGCTCCCCGCTCTTGGGGGTTGAGATGGTCCTCAGAACTCTGTCTCCTGGGCTCAAGTCTCCAGCGGGGCCCAGGGAGCATGACAGCAGAATggagccagagcccaggatcCTTCTTGTCCCTCCTCAGAGTACAGCCGATTCGAGGCCAAGATCCACGACCTTCGGGAGCAGCTCATGAACAGCAGCCTGGGCTCAGGGACTGCCTCCCTGCGGAGCAACCCCAAAAGGGGTTTCTACATCAGGTCGGATGCTTCCTGTGCTGGGCTCCTCTTCGTTCTGTGCCCCCTTGCCCCCCAGCCAGCTCTTCCCTTGCATCCTGCCGCCCcccaacctccccccacccccgcaggcTCACACTCGGCTGGTGTTCATGGGCTCAGCTGCACAGGTTAGCATTTTGAAATACTCCATAGTACATGGAAGACAGCCTCCGTCTGGAGTAGCCCTACTGCCTCCTAGCCCCTGCTCACCCTGGCACTTCCCCCTCAGACCCCTAGCTGCCCCACAATCTGCTAACTCAAAGGTTAATGCCTGGCAGAGCAGGGAGCCCTCGGCTTTTGGAATATTGCCCCAACCTGCACAGCCCTGTGGGATAATGTGGTCCAGGGGAGGGACCACAGCTCTCTGGAGTCTGTCCCCCTTCTCTCCGGCAGTGTTTTGCTACCTTCTTAGGGCTCCTTGTCCCACTGGCTCCTCTGTCTCGCCCTCCCCAGGTGTAGATGCCGTGTCTTAatgttccttcccttctctccctccggGCCCCCGTCCACTCACACGGCCTCACCTGCTGCTCACTCTGCAGATGTCTCTCCGAGCTGTCAGCTCTGGCCTGACCTCTTCCCGGAGGTCCAGACCTGCAGTTCTGGCCATCTGCTTTCTAGACACGTCCCTTGGGATGTCCCATAGGCATCTCACCTGCAACACGTCCCAGACTGAGCTCACTTCTTGTGCACCTGTGCTCTCTGTCCTGCTGAATTAGTGTTCTCTCTCCTGAGATGGCACCACTGTCCACCCAGATGCCTGGCTCAAACTCGGGCCTCACCTggcccctccttccctgcggggtcCAGCTGGTTCCCAGGGCTGTTCAGTTCTGACTCCAGAGGACACCGGACAGTCTGGAGTCTCTTCCTGTCTTTCTCGCTCCAGTACTCCGCTCGGCATCTCTGCCACCTCAGCGGTCATTCCTTCCCTTGTCCTGACCTCAGAGGTTGGGACTTAATGCCAGGAATTTCATATTGATGAGGATAACCAGAGTTTGCAAAGAGtgatctgtttttttccttatgagtttttttaaattaacttatagtaaatttacagttttgtgtcagtttctggtgtacagcacagtgatttagttgtaagtatacatatatatattcctttccatgatctttttcattataggccattaaaaggcattgaatattgttccctgtaggaccttgttgttttatctgttttatatacagtggttagtacctgcaaacctcaaactcccagtttatgcctccccaccttcttcccttcccccttacGAGTCTGAGTCCAGGTTGCGCCTGTGACTGTGACATGCTTACGAATTGCGCCTGCTTTTTCGGAAGGGTGCTCGTCTAGACCTTCCTCGAGAAATTGCACTGAATCCacatcctgtcttctccctgacaCAGCGTGGACGGAGTGACAGTTCATAGTTGTGGCAATTATGAGTTTTGGTAGAGCTCTGGGTCCCCACAAAGGTCTCGGGTTCAGAACCCACAGCTCCTGTAGGGGAGGCATCAGCTGCCATGCTTGTGGGTAGACCCCTGGACAGAACCGCCAGGCTGGGTCTCAGGGTGGCCGGAGTCCTCACCAGGCTCTGACCCAAGGCCACCTGCCCTACAGGGCCCTGTTTGACTACGACAAGACCAAGGACTGCGGCTTCCTGAGCCAGGCCCTGAGCTTCCGCTTTGGGGATGTGCTGCATGTCATCGACGCCAGCGATGAGGAGTGGTGGCAGGCGCGGCGGGTCCACTCTGACAGCGAGACCGATGACATTGGCTTCATCCCCAGCAAACGGCGGTGAGCCTTCTTGCCACGGGTACCGAAGCTCCCAAGGTCCCCCGGGTGGGCAGCCGATAGGGAGGGCATGGGTCTGCCCCCTGACTTCTTGGGGGTCTGTCTGCTGGGCCTTCCTGGGTACCATGACTCCCATGAGCCTTTGGGGCAGACGTCTCATTAAGGAGCAGCTGGGAGATGGGATTAGCAGGGCCATCGGGCCGCTCACTGGGCATTTTCCTGCCGTCATCCTTCCATGTATCCCACAGGGTTGAGCGACGAGAGTGGTCAAGGTTAAAGGCCAAGGTAGGTAGAAGAGGCTGTGAGCTTGTGTGGAAGAGTGGGGGGCTTGTGGGGCTGGACTTGACCGACCACCTGGCCTGCTCTTTCTTCCTAGGATTGGGGCTCCAGCTCTGGATCACAGGGTATGTAGTGTCAATTTGGGAACACCTGGGGTGAGAGGGGCCTGAGCTTCTCTTGATGTCCTTAGGAAGATGGCTCAGGGCCCTGAGTCCCCTATCTCAGAGCCCCTCACAGACGCCCTGCCTCCCGCTAGGTCGAGAAGACTCGGTTCTGAGCTATGAGACAGTGACGCAGATGGAAGGTGAGCCCCACCCTGGCCCAGCCGAGCCCCTCCTGCTCCCCGGCTCTGCTGTCCCCTgagccctctctctctcctcagtgCACTATGCTCGCCCCATCATTATCCTTGGGCCCACCAAGGACCGCGCCAACGATGATCTCCTCTCCGAGTTCCCCGACAAGTTTGGATCCTGTGTTCCCCGTGAGTGCCGGGGCCTTGGATGGAGAGTGCCCCATCTTTTGGGTCCCCCATGCCTATTTCTCACCTGTCCCTCCATTCCCTCCAAGGGGTCACAGGCAGAGCGCTTTCCGTCCCTGGGGCGCAGCCAGGCACGGAGGTTCTCTGAGAAGGGCGCTTCTCAGCCACCCTCGTGTTCCACCGTGACCATCCCAGGCCAGGGACTTGGAGGAtctggaggtgctgggagaggtGGCTCTGTCCTTCCTCAGTCTCAGTCTCCTCAGGAGCCCCCTTCCCCTGAAGGACCAGCTGGGCTCCCTGTGGGTTGTTGTAGGCAGGGTTTAAGCTAGAGTTTTGGTGATTAGATCTTTGGTGGGTGGGGTGACTTCCCGGCAGATACGACGCGGCCCAAGCGGGAGTATGAGATAGATGGCCGGGATTACCACTTTGTGTCGTCCCGGGAGAAGATGGAGAAGGACATTCAGGCCCACAAGTTCATTGAGGCCGGCCAGTACAATAGCCACCTGTATGGAACCAGCGTCCAGTCCGTGCGAGAGGTGGCTGAGCAGGTAGGAGCTGGCGGGCACCCCGTCCTTGTCCTCCCCGCCGCCCCCTACCCCCGGCCTTCCTCCAGCTCTCTctaactctttctctctctgtctctttccctgcTGGGTCTCGACTCTgctcctccacctccttctcctcttgggcaactctgtctgactgcctgctcTCTTGTGCCCTGCTACCCTGCctccccgctccctccctccctccctcggtTCCTGACCCCAAACTCCGTGCTGCCAtctgtcccctttcctcccccaACCTTCGCCTTGCCCCATTTCTCCTCTCTTCCCGTGGCCTTGCCGTTGGTGGCTTGACCTCCCTCACCTGGGTCTCTCCCTTCTGCCGGCTCTGGGTTGGCCCTCTCGCCTCTCCCCTTGCCTGTTCCTGGGGTCTCCACTCCCATCTCCCACTCCTCTGCCACCTCCAtctccctgctgcccccaccctgccctctccctccacgGCTCCTTTCTCCAtctgcctctcctcctgcccaTCTGTCTCTCCTTGTTCCTTCCATCTGTCTGTCCTCTGTCCGTcctcccctcccgcctccctctaTCCTacttcctttctatttctttgctttctcgcCCCACCTGTCTGACTCCACCTCCACCTTGCCTTGCTCTGCCCCATCTTTTGGGTCCCCCATGCCTATTTCTCACCTGTCCCTCCATTCCGTCCAATCCTTCCCTCCTGTGCTggcccctgccttcctctccatctactcctctcctttttttctctgtctttcatgCTGTCCATACCCCTTCCTGCCTCGACTCTCTCTGCCCACGTGTCTGTCGACATCCATGTCACTTCCCTTTTGGCCAACCTCCCATTCGCCACCTTTGTCTGTTCTGTGTCCTGTCCTGGCGCCTCTGTCTGTCCTTTCCCGCCACCTGCTGGTCCCCCTCCGcccaccctgcctgcccccagGGGAAGCACTGCATCCTCGATGTCTCGGCCAATGCCGTGCGGCGGCTGCAGGCGGCCCACCTGCACCCTATCGCCATCTTCATCCGCCCCCGCTCCCTGGAGAATGTGCTGTGAGTATCGTCCCAGGgggcctcccctctgctcccccacACTGTGGCCCTGGGCCTCAGAAGGCCTCCGTTGAACTCTCCCCTCAGAACCCTGGACAGCGCCTCCAGCAGCCCCTGAGGGGATCTGCTTGAGAGAGCGAACCTGTAGTAGACAGGGACTCCCaggcctcttccctcctctcctgccctgggcTAGGAAGGACTACAACCCCCAGCACCCCCTGGGGCACACACCTGCTGGGGCAGGCCAGGGCCGAGTGCTGTCTGGAGTTAGAGTCTGAATCCCTGCGTGGGGCTGCCAGCTGGAAGGATGAGGCTCTGGAGAGGTCCTTGGAGCGGCCACACCCAACTGGGGTGGGTCGTAGGGAGGGGGACCATCTGTGGCCCCAGAGGATATGGGAAACTGCATTTTTTTTGTGCTCCAAATAAGAAACTACTGCTTGCACCTTAACGTCCCTGGATGGAGGAGATAAGGCTGGTGGGGCCCACCCTCAGGTCTGTGTCTCTCTCGCTCTCCACAGAGAGATTAATAAGCGGATCACAGAGGAGCAAGCCCGCAAAGCCTTCGACAGAGCCACCAAGCTGGAGCAGGAATTCACAGAGTGCTTCTCAGGTTAGGCTGTGGCGAGCCCGCTGCTAGTACTCGAGGCGCCTTGGGCTCAGACTCAGAAAAGGGGCCCCTGCTGGGTGGGCAGTTTAGAAAGAGGTGCCTGCCTTGGGCGGGTGCGGCATCACGGCTCAGGGCTTGGAGAACTAGAAACGGGTGCTCCTTCCTCTGGGCCTCACTCCCTGCTCCACCTACCCCCAGCCATCGTGGAGGGTGACAGCTTTGAGGAGATCTACCACAAGGTGAAGCGCGTCATCGAGGACCTCTCAGGCCCCTACATCTGGGTCCCAGCCCGAGAGAGACTCTGATTCCTGCCCTGGCTTGGCCTGGACTCACCCTGCCTCCATCGCCCGGGCCCTTGGTCTGGACTGAATCGCCCAAGCCCTTCgcacccccagcctccctcccaccccttcttatttatttcctttctaacTGGATTCAGCCCACTGGAGGGGGGAGACTCCTCTGCATGTATCCCCATGCCCCAGAACTGGGCTCCTGAACCCCAGGAACCTGGGGTCTGGTGGGGAGCCGGGCTCCTTATCTGGAGCCCTCGCTCCTCAGAAGCCCTCGCTCCGCCCGCCCCCAATGCACACACAGACCCACCGGGGGCCACCTGCCCTCCCCCGTCTTCTCCCACAACATTCCAGGAGTCAGGGCCCCCCTCAAGGAGCACCCCGCTGCCGGGATGCAGGGCTACAGGCCTCCGCGCTCTCCTGAGGCAGGGTCTGGGgtcacccctgcccccagcataACTCCCTGTGTCCCttgatttctcatttattttttttcctttttttttcttctcaaaggTGGTTTTGGGGGGATATGTAGGGGGACTCCACTGTAGGCCCCCTGCCTTCCACATGCCCCCCACCTTTTTTCTTTGCCGGTTTGCATGAGTGGAAGGTCTaactgtggcttttttttttttcctgggttttttttttgggggaaTGGGGAGGGTTGGGTCTAGGGAGTGGGAatgtgggagggaggggggggcagggatggggtcGGGTGTCCGGGAGCCAGGGGAAGACTGGACATGCTGCCGCCTtctgcaatttatttattttttcttttgagagagtgaaaggaagagacagataCTTGAAACCTGGTGTGTGGCCTGGTTATTTGGGACCCGGGCAAGGAGGGAGACAGGGTGGGAGCATAGGAATAGATCTGGTAAAGTCAGATCCTTCTTTACCTGACCCCAGGCAGGATAGAGTGGCCCAAGAGGGGCCTTGGTGGGAACCTGCAAATCAAGGCTCCAGAGTTGGTGGTGAAGGATGGGCCTGGGCTAGCTGTGGGGCTGGTGCTTGGGCCAAGGTCACTGATAGACCCAGAAAGAGCACCTGCAAATGTAGCCCAGCCCTGATTACTCCCCTGGGCTGTCTCAGTCCTGTCAGGCAGTACAATGGTCTCTAAAGGAAAATAGAGGATAGTTTCTTTGTTCACATTCATGAAGTTGTGGACAGAGCTGGGCTCTGGCAATGACCTTTACAGAGGTTTGCTGATAAGAAATGCTTGGATTTCTTTATGTCTGCCCCATCTCTATAGGAAATATTTGAAACAGTTTTGCAAATAATAAGGGTAGGAAAATAGGACTCCATTTTCCAAAGATAAAAATTGGAGAAGCAGATGCAGTAGCTATGAGGGTAAATATGATTTCTGAGCTTCCTGGTAGTCAGGGGAAAAAGGGAAATGGCCCATTTTATGTATGTGggtatgtacatacacatgtaaataatattatgtattattatGAAGGAGGAAAACTTCTGGTTCTTTTAGGGAGTCA
This is a stretch of genomic DNA from Camelus bactrianus isolate YW-2024 breed Bactrian camel chromosome 16, ASM4877302v1, whole genome shotgun sequence. It encodes these proteins:
- the DLG4 gene encoding disks large homolog 4 isoform X8; this translates as MEYEEITLERGNSGLGFSIAGGTDNPHIGDDPSIFITKIIPGGAAAQDGRLRVNDSILFVNEVDVREVTHSAAVEALKEAGSIVRLYVMRRKPPAEKLMEIKLIKGPKGLGFSIAGGVGNQHIPGDNSIYVTKIIEGGAAHKDGRLQIGDKILAVNSVGLEDVMHEDAVAALKNTYDVVYLKVAKPSNAYLSDSYAPPDITTSYSQHLDNEISHSSYLGTDYPTAMTPTSPRRYSPVAKDLLGEEDIPREPRRIVIHRGSTGLGFNIVGGEDGEGIFISFILAGGPADLSGELRKGDQILSVNGVDLRNASHEQAAIALKNAGQTVTIIAQYKPEEYSRFEAKIHDLREQLMNSSLGSGTASLRSNPKRGFYIRALFDYDKTKDCGFLSQALSFRFGDVLHVIDASDEEWWQARRVHSDSETDDIGFIPSKRRVERREWSRLKAKDWGSSSGSQGREDSVLSYETVTQMEVHYARPIIILGPTKDRANDDLLSEFPDKFGSCVPHTTRPKREYEIDGRDYHFVSSREKMEKDIQAHKFIEAGQYNSHLYGTSVQSVREVAEQGKHCILDVSANAVRRLQAAHLHPIAIFIRPRSLENVLEINKRITEEQARKAFDRATKLEQEFTECFSAIVEGDSFEEIYHKVKRVIEDLSGPYIWVPARERL
- the DLG4 gene encoding disks large homolog 4 isoform X4 → MDCLCIVTTKKYRYQDEDTPPLEHSPAHLPNQVNAPELVHVAERNLSHLEAVQGVVGHAHFSPVKANSPPVIVNTDTLEAPGYELQVNGTEGEMEYEEITLERGNSGLGFSIAGGTDNPHIGDDPSIFITKIIPGGAAAQDGRLRVNDSILFVNEVDVREVTHSAAVEALKEAGSIVRLYVMRRKPPAEKLMEIKLIKGPKGLGFSIAGGVGNQHIPGDNSIYVTKIIEGGAAHKDGRLQIGDKILAVNSVGLEDVMHEDAVAALKNTYDVVYLKVAKPSNAYLSDSYAPPDITTSYSQHLDNEISHSSYLGTDYPTAMTPTSPRRYSPVAKDLLGEEDIPREPRRIVIHRGSTGLGFNIVGGEDGEGIFISFILAGGPADLSGELRKGDQILSVNGVDLRNASHEQAAIALKNAGQTVTIIAQYKPEEYSRFEAKIHDLREQLMNSSLGSGTASLRSNPKRGFYIRALFDYDKTKDCGFLSQALSFRFGDVLHVIDASDEEWWQARRVHSDSETDDIGFIPSKRRVERREWSRLKAKDWGSSSGSQGREDSVLSYETVTQMEVHYARPIIILGPTKDRANDDLLSEFPDKFGSCVPHTTRPKREYEIDGRDYHFVSSREKMEKDIQAHKFIEAGQYNSHLYGTSVQSVREVAEQGKHCILDVSANAVRRLQAAHLHPIAIFIRPRSLENVLEINKRITEEQARKAFDRATKLEQEFTECFSG
- the DLG4 gene encoding disks large homolog 4 isoform X1, whose product is MDCLCIVTTKKYRYQDEDTPPLEHSPAHLPNQVNAPELVHVAERNLSHLEAVQGVVGHAHFSPVKANSPPVIVNTDTLEAPGYELQVNGTEGEMEYEEITLERGNSGLGFSIAGGTDNPHIGDDPSIFITKIIPGGAAAQDGRLRVNDSILFVNEVDVREVTHSAAVEALKEAGSIVRLYVMRRKPPAEKLMEIKLIKGPKGLGFSIAGGVGNQHIPGDNSIYVTKIIEGGAAHKDGRLQIGDKILAVNSVGLEDVMHEDAVAALKNTYDVVYLKVAKPSNAYLSDSYAPPDITTSYSQHLDNEISHSSYLGTDYPTAMTPTSPRRYSPVAKDLLGEEDIPREPRRIVIHRGSTGLGFNIVGGEDGEGIFISFILAGGPADLSGELRKGDQILSVNGVDLRNASHEQAAIALKNAGQTVTIIAQYKPEEYSRFEAKIHDLREQLMNSSLGSGTASLRSNPKRGFYIRALFDYDKTKDCGFLSQALSFRFGDVLHVIDASDEEWWQARRVHSDSETDDIGFIPSKRRVERREWSRLKAKDWGSSSGSQGREDSVLSYETVTQMEVHYARPIIILGPTKDRANDDLLSEFPDKFGSCVPHTTRPKREYEIDGRDYHFVSSREKMEKDIQAHKFIEAGQYNSHLYGTSVQSVREVAEQGKHCILDVSANAVRRLQAAHLHPIAIFIRPRSLENVLEINKRITEEQARKAFDRATKLEQEFTECFSAIVEGDSFEEIYHKVKRVIEDLSGPYIWVPARERL
- the DLG4 gene encoding disks large homolog 4 isoform X6, translating into MYQASCEIQGSTLGSEANSPPVIVNTDTLEAPGYELQVNGTEGEMEYEEITLERGNSGLGFSIAGGTDNPHIGDDPSIFITKIIPGGAAAQDGRLRVNDSILFVNEVDVREVTHSAAVEALKEAGSIVRLYVMRRKPPAEKLMEIKLIKGPKGLGFSIAGGVGNQHIPGDNSIYVTKIIEGGAAHKDGRLQIGDKILAVNSVGLEDVMHEDAVAALKNTYDVVYLKVAKPSNAYLSDSYAPPDITTSYSQHLDNEISHSSYLGTDYPTAMTPTSPRRYSPVAKDLLGEEDIPREPRRIVIHRGSTGLGFNIVGGEDGEGIFISFILAGGPADLSGELRKGDQILSVNGVDLRNASHEQAAIALKNAGQTVTIIAQYKPEEYSRFEAKIHDLREQLMNSSLGSGTASLRSNPKRGFYIRALFDYDKTKDCGFLSQALSFRFGDVLHVIDASDEEWWQARRVHSDSETDDIGFIPSKRRVERREWSRLKAKDWGSSSGSQGREDSVLSYETVTQMEVHYARPIIILGPTKDRANDDLLSEFPDKFGSCVPHTTRPKREYEIDGRDYHFVSSREKMEKDIQAHKFIEAGQYNSHLYGTSVQSVREVAEQGKHCILDVSANAVRRLQAAHLHPIAIFIRPRSLENVLEINKRITEEQARKAFDRATKLEQEFTECFSAIVEGDSFEEIYHKVKRVIEDLSGPYIWVPARERL
- the DLG4 gene encoding disks large homolog 4 isoform X7, producing the protein MYQASCEIQGSTLGSEANSPPVIVNTDTLEAPGYVNGTEGEMEYEEITLERGNSGLGFSIAGGTDNPHIGDDPSIFITKIIPGGAAAQDGRLRVNDSILFVNEVDVREVTHSAAVEALKEAGSIVRLYVMRRKPPAEKLMEIKLIKGPKGLGFSIAGGVGNQHIPGDNSIYVTKIIEGGAAHKDGRLQIGDKILAVNSVGLEDVMHEDAVAALKNTYDVVYLKVAKPSNAYLSDSYAPPDITTSYSQHLDNEISHSSYLGTDYPTAMTPTSPRRYSPVAKDLLGEEDIPREPRRIVIHRGSTGLGFNIVGGEDGEGIFISFILAGGPADLSGELRKGDQILSVNGVDLRNASHEQAAIALKNAGQTVTIIAQYKPEEYSRFEAKIHDLREQLMNSSLGSGTASLRSNPKRGFYIRALFDYDKTKDCGFLSQALSFRFGDVLHVIDASDEEWWQARRVHSDSETDDIGFIPSKRRVERREWSRLKAKDWGSSSGSQGREDSVLSYETVTQMEVHYARPIIILGPTKDRANDDLLSEFPDKFGSCVPHTTRPKREYEIDGRDYHFVSSREKMEKDIQAHKFIEAGQYNSHLYGTSVQSVREVAEQGKHCILDVSANAVRRLQAAHLHPIAIFIRPRSLENVLEINKRITEEQARKAFDRATKLEQEFTECFSAIVEGDSFEEIYHKVKRVIEDLSGPYIWVPARERL
- the DLG4 gene encoding disks large homolog 4 isoform X2 gives rise to the protein MDCLCIVTTKKYRYQDEDTPPLEHSPAHLPNQVNAPELVHVAERNLSHLEAVQGVVGHAHFSPVKANSPPVIVNTDTLEAPGYVNGTEGEMEYEEITLERGNSGLGFSIAGGTDNPHIGDDPSIFITKIIPGGAAAQDGRLRVNDSILFVNEVDVREVTHSAAVEALKEAGSIVRLYVMRRKPPAEKLMEIKLIKGPKGLGFSIAGGVGNQHIPGDNSIYVTKIIEGGAAHKDGRLQIGDKILAVNSVGLEDVMHEDAVAALKNTYDVVYLKVAKPSNAYLSDSYAPPDITTSYSQHLDNEISHSSYLGTDYPTAMTPTSPRRYSPVAKDLLGEEDIPREPRRIVIHRGSTGLGFNIVGGEDGEGIFISFILAGGPADLSGELRKGDQILSVNGVDLRNASHEQAAIALKNAGQTVTIIAQYKPEEYSRFEAKIHDLREQLMNSSLGSGTASLRSNPKRGFYIRALFDYDKTKDCGFLSQALSFRFGDVLHVIDASDEEWWQARRVHSDSETDDIGFIPSKRRVERREWSRLKAKDWGSSSGSQGREDSVLSYETVTQMEVHYARPIIILGPTKDRANDDLLSEFPDKFGSCVPHTTRPKREYEIDGRDYHFVSSREKMEKDIQAHKFIEAGQYNSHLYGTSVQSVREVAEQGKHCILDVSANAVRRLQAAHLHPIAIFIRPRSLENVLEINKRITEEQARKAFDRATKLEQEFTECFSAIVEGDSFEEIYHKVKRVIEDLSGPYIWVPARERL
- the DLG4 gene encoding disks large homolog 4 isoform X3: MDCLCIVTTKKYRYQDEDTPPLEHSPAHLPNQANSPPVIVNTDTLEAPGYELQVNGTEGEMEYEEITLERGNSGLGFSIAGGTDNPHIGDDPSIFITKIIPGGAAAQDGRLRVNDSILFVNEVDVREVTHSAAVEALKEAGSIVRLYVMRRKPPAEKLMEIKLIKGPKGLGFSIAGGVGNQHIPGDNSIYVTKIIEGGAAHKDGRLQIGDKILAVNSVGLEDVMHEDAVAALKNTYDVVYLKVAKPSNAYLSDSYAPPDITTSYSQHLDNEISHSSYLGTDYPTAMTPTSPRRYSPVAKDLLGEEDIPREPRRIVIHRGSTGLGFNIVGGEDGEGIFISFILAGGPADLSGELRKGDQILSVNGVDLRNASHEQAAIALKNAGQTVTIIAQYKPEEYSRFEAKIHDLREQLMNSSLGSGTASLRSNPKRGFYIRALFDYDKTKDCGFLSQALSFRFGDVLHVIDASDEEWWQARRVHSDSETDDIGFIPSKRRVERREWSRLKAKDWGSSSGSQGREDSVLSYETVTQMEVHYARPIIILGPTKDRANDDLLSEFPDKFGSCVPHTTRPKREYEIDGRDYHFVSSREKMEKDIQAHKFIEAGQYNSHLYGTSVQSVREVAEQGKHCILDVSANAVRRLQAAHLHPIAIFIRPRSLENVLEINKRITEEQARKAFDRATKLEQEFTECFSAIVEGDSFEEIYHKVKRVIEDLSGPYIWVPARERL
- the DLG4 gene encoding disks large homolog 4 isoform X5; translated protein: MDCLCIVTTKKYRYQDEDTPPLEHSPAHLPNQANSPPVIVNTDTLEAPGYVNGTEGEMEYEEITLERGNSGLGFSIAGGTDNPHIGDDPSIFITKIIPGGAAAQDGRLRVNDSILFVNEVDVREVTHSAAVEALKEAGSIVRLYVMRRKPPAEKLMEIKLIKGPKGLGFSIAGGVGNQHIPGDNSIYVTKIIEGGAAHKDGRLQIGDKILAVNSVGLEDVMHEDAVAALKNTYDVVYLKVAKPSNAYLSDSYAPPDITTSYSQHLDNEISHSSYLGTDYPTAMTPTSPRRYSPVAKDLLGEEDIPREPRRIVIHRGSTGLGFNIVGGEDGEGIFISFILAGGPADLSGELRKGDQILSVNGVDLRNASHEQAAIALKNAGQTVTIIAQYKPEEYSRFEAKIHDLREQLMNSSLGSGTASLRSNPKRGFYIRALFDYDKTKDCGFLSQALSFRFGDVLHVIDASDEEWWQARRVHSDSETDDIGFIPSKRRVERREWSRLKAKDWGSSSGSQGREDSVLSYETVTQMEVHYARPIIILGPTKDRANDDLLSEFPDKFGSCVPHTTRPKREYEIDGRDYHFVSSREKMEKDIQAHKFIEAGQYNSHLYGTSVQSVREVAEQGKHCILDVSANAVRRLQAAHLHPIAIFIRPRSLENVLEINKRITEEQARKAFDRATKLEQEFTECFSAIVEGDSFEEIYHKVKRVIEDLSGPYIWVPARERL